A portion of the Magnolia sinica isolate HGM2019 chromosome 17, MsV1, whole genome shotgun sequence genome contains these proteins:
- the LOC131231007 gene encoding uncharacterized protein LOC131231007 isoform X3: MADSDPAPSPQPVLSPLSSDLQNWRSKLDTQVKIYRDELSELKKTLNVEVEQLRSEFQELRSTLQQQEEDVTASLKNLGMQDVPGDATEVQNPAVEENAEEVRAPSSNENGEEIQP; this comes from the exons ATGGCGGATTCAGATCCAGCTCCATCTCCTCAGCCCGTGCTGAGTCCTCTCTCCtct GATTTGCAAAATTGGAGATCAAAGTTGGATACACAAGTTAAGATATACCGTGAT GAACTTTCAGAGCTTAAGAAAACGCTCAATGTCGAAGTGGAGCAGCTGAGATCT GAATTTCAAGAACTGAGGAGCACCCTTCAGCAGCAAGAAGAGGACGTCACAGCTAGTCTAAAGAATCTGGGG ATGCAGGATGTGCCTGGAGATGCAACAGAGGTTCAGAACCCTGCAGTGGAAGAGAATGCCGAAGAAGTTCGAGCGCCCTCATCCAACGAAAATGGTGAGGAAATTCAACCTTAG
- the LOC131231007 gene encoding uncharacterized protein LOC131231007 isoform X1 — protein sequence MADSDPAPSPQPVLSPLSSKKNQIPISSKIADLNESRSELLSRIQGLKQDLQNWRSKLDTQVKIYRDELSELKKTLNVEVEQLRSEFQELRSTLQQQEEDVTASLKNLGMQDVPGDATEVQNPAVEENAEEVRAPSSNENGEEIQP from the exons ATGGCGGATTCAGATCCAGCTCCATCTCCTCAGCCCGTGCTGAGTCCTCTCTCCtct aaaAAGAATCAGATACCAATAAGCTCAAAGATCGca GATCTGAATGAATCGAGATCGGAGTTACTATCTCGAATTCAAGGGTTAAAACAG GATTTGCAAAATTGGAGATCAAAGTTGGATACACAAGTTAAGATATACCGTGAT GAACTTTCAGAGCTTAAGAAAACGCTCAATGTCGAAGTGGAGCAGCTGAGATCT GAATTTCAAGAACTGAGGAGCACCCTTCAGCAGCAAGAAGAGGACGTCACAGCTAGTCTAAAGAATCTGGGG ATGCAGGATGTGCCTGGAGATGCAACAGAGGTTCAGAACCCTGCAGTGGAAGAGAATGCCGAAGAAGTTCGAGCGCCCTCATCCAACGAAAATGGTGAGGAAATTCAACCTTAG
- the LOC131231007 gene encoding uncharacterized protein LOC131231007 isoform X2: MADSDPAPSPQPVLSPLSSDLNESRSELLSRIQGLKQDLQNWRSKLDTQVKIYRDELSELKKTLNVEVEQLRSEFQELRSTLQQQEEDVTASLKNLGMQDVPGDATEVQNPAVEENAEEVRAPSSNENGEEIQP; encoded by the exons ATGGCGGATTCAGATCCAGCTCCATCTCCTCAGCCCGTGCTGAGTCCTCTCTCCtct GATCTGAATGAATCGAGATCGGAGTTACTATCTCGAATTCAAGGGTTAAAACAG GATTTGCAAAATTGGAGATCAAAGTTGGATACACAAGTTAAGATATACCGTGAT GAACTTTCAGAGCTTAAGAAAACGCTCAATGTCGAAGTGGAGCAGCTGAGATCT GAATTTCAAGAACTGAGGAGCACCCTTCAGCAGCAAGAAGAGGACGTCACAGCTAGTCTAAAGAATCTGGGG ATGCAGGATGTGCCTGGAGATGCAACAGAGGTTCAGAACCCTGCAGTGGAAGAGAATGCCGAAGAAGTTCGAGCGCCCTCATCCAACGAAAATGGTGAGGAAATTCAACCTTAG
- the LOC131231219 gene encoding respiratory burst oxidase homolog protein B-like encodes MGSGSEKEDLEHRLDPSSESESVGSSHRVAFSGPLSGPLSGNRKCGNRRSARLKDEESYVEITLDVREDSVSVHGVKGGSTEIASTLAKTLERRPSSLGSQLSFKLKQVSQELRRMTSSRRFSKIDRSKSGAARALRGLQFMTKSVGGAEGWAQVEKRFDELAVDGVLSRSQFGPCIGMKETQEFAGRVFDALSRRRGITSSCISKDELREFWEQLSDQSFDSRLQTFFDMVDKDADGRITEEEVKEIITLSASANKLSKIQERADEYTALIMEELDPNNLGYIEVYNLEMLLLQAPIEPKAKMTTNSRSLSHVLSQKLVPTKEPNPIRRLYRKIAYFVQDNWKRIWVIALWLSICVGLFTWKFIQYKHRAVFDVMGYCVTTAKGAAETLKFNMALILLPVCRNTITWLRSRTMLGAVVPFDDNINFHKVIAFGIAIGVGLHAGAHLTCDFPRLLHATDEEYEPMKPFFGDNRLPNYWWFVKGTEGWTGVVMVVLMAIMYILAQPWFRRNKLKLPKLLRKLTGFNAFWYSHHLFVIVYVLFIIHGIFLYLSKKWYKKTTWMYLAVPIILYSCERLIRAFRSGHESVKILKVAVYPGNVLALHMTKPHGFRYKSGQYIFVNCAEVSSFQWHPFSITSAPGDDYLSIHIRTLGDWTSQLKMAFSQVCQPPSSDQSGLLRADPMQGEHVPRFPRLLIDGPYGAPAQDYTKYDVLLLVGLGIGATPLISILKDVLYHIKQKEMDEIEVEDGGPRPNRKPFATSRAYFYWVTREQGSFEWFKGVMNEIAEIDHGRVIELHNYCTSVYEEGDARSALITMLQSLHHAKNGVDIVSGTHVKTHFARPNWRNVFKHVAVNHPDKRVGVFYCGAPGLTGGLRKLSCKFSRKTSTKFDFHKENF; translated from the exons AATAGCGAGTACACTCGCGAAGACCCTCGAGCGAAGGCCTTCTTCGCTGGGATCGCAGCTGTCGTTTAAGCTCAAGCAGGTGTCGCAGGAGCTGAGGAGGATGACTTCTTCCAGAAGGTTCTCGAAGATTGATAGGAGCAAGTCAGGTGCGGCACGTGCCCTCCGTGGGCTACAGTTCATGACCAAGAGCGTTGGTGGAGCAGAAGGGTGGGCCCAGGTTGAGAAACGGTTCGATGAGCTGGCCGTTGATGGGGTCCTCTCCAGGTCTCAGTTCGGTCCGTGCATAG GAATGAAAGAGACGCAGGAGTTCGCCGGAAGAGTATTCGATGCATTGTCTCGGAGGAGAGGGATAACGTCTTCTTGCATAAGCAAGGACGAGCTTCGCGAGTTTTGGGAGCAGCTTTCAGACCAGAGCTTCGACTCCAGGCTGCAGACCTTCTTTGATAT GGTAGATAAGGATGCGGATGGACGGATCACAGAAGAAGAAGTAAAAGAG ATTATCACACTCAGCGCTTCAGCCAACAAGCTTTCCAAGATCCAAGAACGCGCGGATGAATACACGGCTCTGATCATGGAAGAACTGGACCCCAACAACCTCGGATACATAGAG GTGTACAACCTGGAAATGCTACTCCTGCAGGCGCCGATCGAGCCGAAGGCGAAGATGACGACGAACAGCCGCAGCTTGAGCCACGTCCTCAGCCAGAAGCTGGTCCCCACGAAGGAGCCGAACCCGATCCGACGGCTGTACCGGAAGATCGCCTACTTCGTCCAGGATAACTGGAAGCGTATATGGGTGATTGCACTGTGGCTGTCCATTTGTGTGGGCCTCTTCACGTGGAAGTTCATCCAATACAAGCATCGAGCCGTATTCGACGTGATGGGCTACTGCGTTACCACGGCTAAGGGAGCCGCAGAGACACTGAAGTTCAACATGGCCCTCATTCTGCTTCCAGTGTGTAGGAACACCATCACATGGCTGAGAAGCAGGACCATGCTTGGGGCTGTAGTGCCCTTTGATGATAATATCAACTTCCATAAG GTGATAGCATTTGGTATCGCGATCGGAGTGGGCCTTCACGCAGGTGCGCACTTAACTTGTGATTTCCCTCGCCTCCTACATGCGACCGATGAAGAATATGAGCCGATGAAGCCGTTCTTCGGCGACAATCGGCTGCCAAACTACTGGTGGTTCGTCAAGGGGACGGAAGGGTGGACCGGGGTCGTGATGGTGGTGCTAATGGCCATAATGTACATATTGGCCCAGCCATGGTTCCGACGCAACAAGCTCAAGCTCCCGAAGCTGCTGCGAAAGCTCACCGGCTTCAACGCGTTCTGGTACTCCCACCACCTGTTTGTGATTGTCTATGTGCTCTTCATCATACACGGCATCTTCCTCTACCTCAGCAAGAAATGGTACAAGAAAACG ACATGGATGTATCTGGCAGTCCCTATTATTCTCTATTCATGCGAACGCCTTATTCGCGCCTTCAGGTCCGGGCACGAGTCAGTGAAGATTCTCAAG GTAGCAGTTTACCCGGGAAACGTACTCGCGCTGCACATGACTAAACCCCACGGTTTTAGATACAAGAGCGGACAGTATATCTTCGTCAATTGCGCTGAAGTATCCTCTTTCCAATG GCATCCCTTCTCCATCACATCGGCCCCAGGAGACGATTACCTGAGCATTCATATCCGTACGTTAGGTGACTGGACATCACAGCTCAAAATGGCCTTCTCTCAG GTCTGCCAGCCACCCTCTTCTGATCAAAGCGGCCTCCTACGAGCAGACCCCATGCAAGGCGAACATGTTCCAAG GTTCCCAAGGCTCCTTATCGACGGCCCATACGGCGCTCCTGCCCAAGACTACACAAAATACGATGTCCTACTCCTTGTTGGGCTCGGCATCGGTGCGACGCCATTGATCAGCATACTCAAGGACGTGCTATATCACATCAAACAGAAGGAGATGGACGAGATTGAAGTAGAGGATGGTGGGCCCAGACCCAATAGGAAGCCTTTCGCTACGAGCCGGGCCTACTTCTACTGGGTGACCCGCGAGCAGGGGTCATTTGAGTGGTTCAAGGGCGTGATGAATGAGATCGCTGAGATAGATCACGGTAGGGTGATCGAGCTCCACAACTACTGCACCAGCGTCTACGAGGAAGGGGACGCACGGTCTGCACTCATCACCATGCTACAATCATTACACCATGCCAAGAACGGTGTCGATATAGTGTCCGGCACGCATGTAAAGACGCATTTTGCTAGGCCCAATTGGCGCAATGTGTTCAAGCACGTCGCGGTTAACCACCCCGACAAACGCGTCG GTGTATTTTACTGTGGGGCGCCCGGATTAACAGGGGGATTACGAAAATTATCATGCAAATTCTCTCGAAAGACATCAACAAAGTTCGATTTTCATAAGGAGAATTTCTAG